Proteins from a single region of Acanthochromis polyacanthus isolate Apoly-LR-REF ecotype Palm Island chromosome 11, KAUST_Apoly_ChrSc, whole genome shotgun sequence:
- the cct3 gene encoding T-complex protein 1 subunit gamma, with protein sequence MLGQQVLVLNQNVKRESGRKVQTGNINAAKTIADVIRTCLGPRAMMKMLLDPTGGIVMTNDGNAILREIQVQHPAAKSMIEISRTQDEEVGDGTTSVIILAGEMLSVAEQFLEQQMHPTVIISAYRQALEDMLDTLKEISTPVDTSDRSMMLKIVHSAINTKALSRWSELACSIALDAVRTVELEENGRKEIDIKKYAKVEKVPGGIIEDSCVLRGVMVNKDVTHPRMRRMIKEPRIVLLDCSLEYKKGESQTDIEISKEEDFARILQMEEEYIQQICEDIIRLKPDLVFTEKGISDLAQHYLVKANITAIRRVRKTDNNRIARACGARIVSRTDELREEDVGLGAGLFEVKKIGDEYFTFVTECKDPKACTILLRGASKEILAEVERNLQDAMQVCRNVLLDPSLLPGGGAVEMAVSKRLTERSRALTGIEQWPYRAVAQALEVIPRTLIQNCGASTIRVLTSLRAKHTQDNSVPWGVDGETGCLSDMSSLGIWEPLAVKAQTYKTAVETAILLLRIDDIVSGHKKKDKEEQMGGPGAE encoded by the exons ATGCTCGGCCAGCAGGTTCTAGTTCTCA accAGAACGTGAAAAGAGAGTCGGGACGTAAAGTCCAGACCGGAAACATAAACGCTGCCAAG ACCATCGCAGATGTGATCAGAACCTGCCTCGGCCCACGGGCCATGATGAAG ATGTTGCTGGACCCCACCGGAGGAATCGTGATGACTAATGATGGAAACGCCATCCTCAGAGAG ATTCAGGTGCAGCATCCTGCAGCCAAGTCGATGATCGAGATCAGCCGCACGCAGGATGAAGAGGTGGGAGACGGAACCACATCGGTCATCATCCTTG ctggTGAGATGCTGTCTGTAGCTGAGCAGTTCCTGGAGCAGCAGATGCATCCCACAGTGATCATCAGCGCCTACAGACAGGCTCTGGAGGACATGTTGGACACTCTGAAGGAGATCAG CACCCCCGTGGATACGTCTGATCGATCCATGATGCTGAAGATCGTCCACTCTGCCATCAACACCAAAGCTCTGAGCCGCTGGTCTGAACTGGCCTGCAGCATCGCCCTGGACGCCGTTCGTACGGTGGAGCTGGAGGAAAACGGACGCAAAGAGATCGACATCAAGAAGTATGCCAAGGTGGAGAAG GTTCCAGGTGGGATCATCGAGGACTCGTGTGTGCTGAGAGGAGTGATGGTGAACAAAGACGTGACCCATCCGAGGATGAGACGAATGATCAAAGAGCCACGAATCGTCCTGCTGGACTGTTCTCTGGAGTACAAGAAGGGCGAGAGCCAG acggACATTGAAATCAGTAAGGAGGAGGACTTTGCCAGAATcctgcagatggaggaagaatACATCCAGCAGATCTGTGAGGACATCATCCGCCTCAAACCAGACCTGGTGTTCACAGAGAAAGGCATCTCAG ATCTGGCTCAGCACTACCTGGTGAAGGCAAACATCACTGCCATCCGCCGCGTGAGAAAGACCGACAACAACCGCATCGCCAG ggcGTGCGGTGCTCGGATCGTGAGCCGGACTGATGAGCTGCGTGAGGAAGACGTCGGTTTGGGAGCGGGGCTGTTTGAGGTGAAGAAGATCGGAGACGAATATTTCACCTTCGTCACGGAGTGCAAAGATCCCAAAGCGTGTACGATTCTGCTGCGAGGGGCGAGCAAGGAGATCCTGGCG GAGGTGGAGAGGAACCTGCAGGACGCCATGCAGGTGTGTCGCAATGTGCTGCTCGACCCGTCGCTGCTGCCAGGCGGCGGCGCTGTGGAGATGGCAGTGTCGAAGCGTCTGACGGAGCGTTCCCGTGCTCTGACCGGCATCGAGCAGTGGCCGTACCGCGCTGTGGCCCAGGCGCTGGAGGTCATCCCCCGAACGCTGATCCAGAACTGTGGCGCCTCCACCATCCGAGTGCTGACATCACTGAGG gCTAAACACACTCAGGACAACAGTGTGCCTTGGGGTGTTGACGGAGAAACCGGCTGTCTGTCCGACATGTCTTCTCTCGGTATCTGGGAGCCGCTCGCTGTCAAGGCTCAGACCTACAAGACCGCCGTTGAG ACGGCCATCTTGTTGCTGCGTATCGACGACATCGTCTCCGGTCAcaagaagaaagacaaagaggagcagatgggaggACCAGGAGCCGAGTAA
- the LOC110958977 gene encoding protein disulfide-isomerase A3-like isoform X1: protein MAAAVHLFPTCVCVVLLCRLPASVCSRRDVLELGDADFDYLAMEQETMLVKFYAPWCGHCKKLAPEFDRAATRLKGSVRLAKVDCTTHSETCGRFGVSGYPTLKIFRYGRDSAPYDGPRTAEGIYQYMKKQTGPDSVLLRTKEDLQAFVNNYDASIVGVFSGADSSRLAEFLKAAGLLREQFRFAHSTDLQLAEDRGIHSECVLLFRPPRLSNTFEDSVVIFKDYLTIGSLRRFIRDHIYGLCPHMTLENKDRLRVRDLLTAYYDLDYHHNVRGSNYWRNRVMKVASKYGGRGLTYSVANKKDFLSELEDDFGLGTSDGGELPFVTIRTRLGHKYTMREEFTRDGQSLERFLDDYFAGRLKRYVKSEPVPERNTADVKMVVAESFDDVVNDPDKDVLIQFYSPSCPHCKKLEPVYRELAHTLYYDPKIVIAKMNAIDNDVPLGYDVQGFPTIYFAPVGKKDEPVRYEGGRELRDFLNFLKREASHSLVLSGSKDEL, encoded by the exons ATGGCGGCCGCCGTGCACCTGTTTCCAACCTGTGTCTGTGTCGTGCTGCTGTGTCGCCTTCCCGCGTCCGTGTGCTCGCGCAGGGACGTGCTCGAGCTCGGGGATGCGGACTTCGACTACCTGGCAATGGAGCAAGAGACCATGCTGGTGAAGTTCTACGCTCCCTG GTGTGGTCACTGTAAGAAACTGGCTCCAGAGTTTGACAGAGCAGCGACTCGACTGAAGGGAAGTGTTCGGTTAGCAAAG GTGGACTGTACGACTCACTCGGAGACCTGTGGACGGTTTGGGGTTTCTGGTTATCCCACTCTGAAGATCTTCAGGTACGGCAGAGACTCCGCCCCCTATGATGGACCTCGCACCGCag agggGATCTATCAATACATGAAGAAGCAGACGGGTCCAGACTCAGTTCTCCTGAGGACCAAAGAGGATCTGCAGGCCTTCGTCAACAACTACGACGCCAGCATCGTCG gtgtGTTCTCAGGTGCAGACAGCTCTCGTCTGGCCGAGTTCCTGAAGGCAGCAGGTCTCCTCAGAGAACAGTTCAGGTTCGCTCACAGCACTGATCTGCAGCTGGCCGAGGATCGTGGAATCCACTCAGA GTGTGTGCTGCTGTTCAGACCTCCCAGACTTTCCAACACGTTTGAGGACAGTGTAGTCATCTTCAAGGACTATCTGACCATCGGCTCGCTGAGACGCTTCATCAGAGATCACAT TTATGGCCTCTGTCCTCACATGACCCTGGAGAACAAAGATCGTCTGAGAGTTCGTGACCTGCTGACGGCATACTACGATCTGGACTATCATCACAACGTCCGAGGGTCAAACTACTGGAGGAACAG GGTGATGAAGGTGGCGTCTAAATACGGTGGGCGGGGCCTAACATACTCAGTAGCCAATAAGAAAGACTTTCTGTCTGAACTGGAGGATGACTTTGGTCTGGGAACGTCAGACGGAGGAGAGCTGCCATTCGTCACCATCCGCACCAGACTGGGCCACAAGTACACCATGAGGGAGGAGTTCAC GAGGGATGGTCAGTCTCTAGAGAGGTTTCTGGACGATTACTTCGCAGGTCGACTCAAACGTTACGTTAAATCAGAGCCAGTACCTGAGAGAAACACCGCCGATGTCAAG ATGGTTGTTGCTGAGTCCTTTGATGATGTGGTCAATGATCCAGATAAAGATGTTCTGATCCAGTTCTACTCTCCGTCCTGTCCTCACTGTAAGAAGCTGGAGCCGGTCTACAGGGAGCTGGCTCACACG CTGTATTATGATCCAAAAATCGTCATTGCAAAGATGAATGCCATTGACAACGACGTCCCGCTGGGATACGACGTCCAAGG gttTCCCACCATCTACTTTGCtccagtggggaaaaaagatgAACCCGTACGATACGAG GGCGGTCGGGAGCTGCGAGACTTCCTGAACTTCCTGAAGCGTGAAGCGAGTCACAGTCTGGTGCTCAGCGGGTCGAAGGACGAACTCTGA
- the LOC110958977 gene encoding protein disulfide-isomerase A3-like isoform X2 produces MRTSTTWQWSKRPCWCGHCKKLAPEFDRAATRLKGSVRLAKVDCTTHSETCGRFGVSGYPTLKIFRYGRDSAPYDGPRTAEGIYQYMKKQTGPDSVLLRTKEDLQAFVNNYDASIVGVFSGADSSRLAEFLKAAGLLREQFRFAHSTDLQLAEDRGIHSECVLLFRPPRLSNTFEDSVVIFKDYLTIGSLRRFIRDHIYGLCPHMTLENKDRLRVRDLLTAYYDLDYHHNVRGSNYWRNRVMKVASKYGGRGLTYSVANKKDFLSELEDDFGLGTSDGGELPFVTIRTRLGHKYTMREEFTRDGQSLERFLDDYFAGRLKRYVKSEPVPERNTADVKMVVAESFDDVVNDPDKDVLIQFYSPSCPHCKKLEPVYRELAHTLYYDPKIVIAKMNAIDNDVPLGYDVQGFPTIYFAPVGKKDEPVRYEGGRELRDFLNFLKREASHSLVLSGSKDEL; encoded by the exons ATGCGGACTTCGACTACCTGGCAATGGAGCAAGAGACCATGCTG GTGTGGTCACTGTAAGAAACTGGCTCCAGAGTTTGACAGAGCAGCGACTCGACTGAAGGGAAGTGTTCGGTTAGCAAAG GTGGACTGTACGACTCACTCGGAGACCTGTGGACGGTTTGGGGTTTCTGGTTATCCCACTCTGAAGATCTTCAGGTACGGCAGAGACTCCGCCCCCTATGATGGACCTCGCACCGCag agggGATCTATCAATACATGAAGAAGCAGACGGGTCCAGACTCAGTTCTCCTGAGGACCAAAGAGGATCTGCAGGCCTTCGTCAACAACTACGACGCCAGCATCGTCG gtgtGTTCTCAGGTGCAGACAGCTCTCGTCTGGCCGAGTTCCTGAAGGCAGCAGGTCTCCTCAGAGAACAGTTCAGGTTCGCTCACAGCACTGATCTGCAGCTGGCCGAGGATCGTGGAATCCACTCAGA GTGTGTGCTGCTGTTCAGACCTCCCAGACTTTCCAACACGTTTGAGGACAGTGTAGTCATCTTCAAGGACTATCTGACCATCGGCTCGCTGAGACGCTTCATCAGAGATCACAT TTATGGCCTCTGTCCTCACATGACCCTGGAGAACAAAGATCGTCTGAGAGTTCGTGACCTGCTGACGGCATACTACGATCTGGACTATCATCACAACGTCCGAGGGTCAAACTACTGGAGGAACAG GGTGATGAAGGTGGCGTCTAAATACGGTGGGCGGGGCCTAACATACTCAGTAGCCAATAAGAAAGACTTTCTGTCTGAACTGGAGGATGACTTTGGTCTGGGAACGTCAGACGGAGGAGAGCTGCCATTCGTCACCATCCGCACCAGACTGGGCCACAAGTACACCATGAGGGAGGAGTTCAC GAGGGATGGTCAGTCTCTAGAGAGGTTTCTGGACGATTACTTCGCAGGTCGACTCAAACGTTACGTTAAATCAGAGCCAGTACCTGAGAGAAACACCGCCGATGTCAAG ATGGTTGTTGCTGAGTCCTTTGATGATGTGGTCAATGATCCAGATAAAGATGTTCTGATCCAGTTCTACTCTCCGTCCTGTCCTCACTGTAAGAAGCTGGAGCCGGTCTACAGGGAGCTGGCTCACACG CTGTATTATGATCCAAAAATCGTCATTGCAAAGATGAATGCCATTGACAACGACGTCCCGCTGGGATACGACGTCCAAGG gttTCCCACCATCTACTTTGCtccagtggggaaaaaagatgAACCCGTACGATACGAG GGCGGTCGGGAGCTGCGAGACTTCCTGAACTTCCTGAAGCGTGAAGCGAGTCACAGTCTGGTGCTCAGCGGGTCGAAGGACGAACTCTGA